The Macrobrachium rosenbergii isolate ZJJX-2024 chromosome 22, ASM4041242v1, whole genome shotgun sequence DNA segment TTccttatactggcagtgatatttatttattattttgtttaacattcaCTTTTCTTGTGTGTGTAGTGTCTCATTTATACCAGAAAAGTAAACAAGCCTTCATCTTATTTAGGAGTTATTCAGAGCTTCATCCTACTTCATTCGTTGACGCTTGGTAAcaaggtacagtacagtagttaccACTGTAACTACGTACATGGTTGAAGGGATTTTTTTGTCCAGTTTGGTTCAAAGGTAGATCATCATGCTGTCAATGTGATCATCAGTCAAAATAGTTACTCTGTCATTGCAAATTTATAAAGACAGTTGAAGGATTTTGATTAAAATTAGGTACAATAGTTGATCATCATGCATAGATGTGTAGTGGAATTTATCTGATTTCTGttactggaaaaaaatttttttttttttgggggggcgggatGGTATTGGTAGGGGACATTAATTGCTGTAGCAATGATTGCAGattgctgctttttcttctgctAGCTATGTTCTTTTCCCACACAGATGAAAGCAGCAACCTCAGattgctgctttttcttctgctACTTGTGGTCTTTTCCCACTTAAagttcaaatttattattttcacccAAAGTTcaaatttgttattttcaccactttttttaaagacattttttagCTATCTGTTTAAGAGTAGACATCAGACCTGATGGTTTGGTTAAATTGATGTGattcatagtaataataatgatatgttgCTTGAGTTTGCCACAAGAGAAATTGGACAGTTATTTCTTCCAGGGCAGTGAGGATGTTTTTTGCTAcacgttattttttcttttaatataaatatttacaaaatactaaTTATTTCTCATCAGATGCTCAAGCCCCGTTGCCTACGATGCATACAAATGTCACAGTCATCTGCACGCAAAAGAGGGCGAGGAGGAAGAGGTTGGAAGGGAAGATCTGATGAAAACATGAGAGGAAAGGGTAGAGGCAACAGGGGTCGAGGCAGAGGTCGAAGTCTTTCTAATGATGGTAGCGATAATGATGGAGAGGTGAGTTTTTTTTTGCCGCTTTCGTGTATCtgcatttctcacccttttagttcTTAGACCACAAACACCAGGCCAATAGTTCATCTAAACCGCTAgcttcgactttttttttatttatcgtctgTGCTTTGCTTCTATAAAGGAGAATGGGTCACTAATCCTATCATACAGTTCCCACCTTGGTTTTAATAGACACTTAAAGTCTCCCAATAATTTTGACACAGCATGATACCTTCTGTACACTACCTGTTCTGTGACATAtctgttattttatcattatttactcttGTGAACCCATTAACCAAGAATACCCTTACTCTTTGTAAAACAGACTCAGTCACACCCTTTTGGAAGTCCTGTTACACTTCTCCAGATTAATGTTGCTTTGTTCATGGTTGTACTGTgccattcattttcttatttcattattcattcaattTTCATCATCTTGACAAGTGATGTCCATTGTTGAATTAGttatgttattttaacttttaaatttttgacCAGTGACCAGTGACTTCATGTCACTATGGTCTTACTGAGAAACTTAAAACTTTTCTCATCTCTTGCACCTTGACTGTCATGTTGTAAGTCTTATGATGGAGCTTCCTCATCCCTAATGCCTCCTTCTGCTGTCAAGAGTGATCATTGTATACAGTCGACagtctatctctgtgtctaaacCTAAGGTCCAGGCTGGAGCAGATGCaattattaaaatttcctttaggtACATGTATAAGTTATTCCTGAGTCATGGAGAATCCGATATTAAGTGGTATTTGTTgcctaattttaatattttgtgtataaaaaGTCACGTCTTTGTAAGTGACAAAACttctatacagtatttatgttgtCCATCACTACActatcttttaaattattttaggcAACTTTTCTGCACATACAACTGTCACTATTACATACATCATACTTAGCTTGCAGGTTTTTCACAGAAATTATAAATtgcaaaaagatatatatacagtatatatatagatatacaaaagGTACAAAGGTAGAAAAAGTAAAAGTAGTAAAGTTGTTGATGGAAGATACAAGTGTACAAGAGGTGCATTTTACACATATTACTTGTTTATCTTCCATTTAGTTCCCTCTTAATACCAGAAGAGTATAATACATAGTAAGGAAGTCCTCAGCTGCTTACAGCATctgtaattgaaaattattatatagtacaaaacttttatatacaaataaattacaaaactttaatagaaatttttataaaattaactacCATCATCATTGTAGATATCAGGGTACGTAATGTATCTTcagaatatatacagtagtgaTTATGATAGTTAAGGTAGttgtaaaaaatattgtaaatatatacatatttacaaatgaatataAGAGAACAGGAATAACAGACTATAGTTATTTGGAAACTTAGTCAAAGAAACTAACTCCTCATTAAAATTATACATGTGGATGGTATGAGGCCTCACTGCAAgtttatttgttagtttctttCACTCATGCGGGAGGTTTATTGTCAatcattttattaacaaaaagttGACAATTAAAGATAGAATCTTCACCTGTCATACAAATATTTGCAGGTACTCAAAGTTGCAGTTGTATGTACGACTCCATAAGTTATATTAAGTGGTGCTGTAGAGTAAAAGACTTCTTTATAGCATGAactttatttagaaatttataattaattttggtATCAATATCTAAGGATCCTGTTGTATAAGGGTCATTATTAGTACTGGAAGCTTCAAATACTCTGGGATTTGTTGAATTAACATCAaacatcaaataatatatatcttgttCAGTGATGTTAGATGATCTATATACTTCCATGTACTCTCATGTGTAAGTGGACTTAATAAGGGATCAATATGTAAAAATTTAGAGTCATgaaattgtaaatgtaaattgGCACCCACAGGGTGCCTGTTTTTTTGTATACCATAAAtccttttatgaaatttaatgtaTTGTAAGTATTGTTACTATAGAGTTTTagcattttaacaaaattaatttcatcagtagtaatttggtatttttgtagtatatttataaatcaaggtTGTACGAGTATATTTATTATGCGAGGCAACAGTACATCTGATAAGATCATGTGGTAATGTAGCTTGCTGAATACTACAATCAAAAGAAGATAGCTTAAAATTACCTGGACCTTCAAGATTAACATTACATTACTGAATAGATTCTAATATTTGGCTATTATTTGTAATGATCCAGTTATTATCTATGATCAGCTATATTATAAAGTTATCCAAAATTAAGTTAAGCATAATGTTTAGAtctatattaatacaatttactgAGCATGTCTATCTGAATTTAGTAGGACTGTCATGAAACGTTAATTCAAGTAACAAGAACACATAAGCAATTACAATATGTACACCAACAATCAAACAAAAAGCCAGTAACAcaattactaaatatatacatccattcATTCACCCTTCACTCCTGTGGGGAAAAATCCATAAACTCATCGTAATTATATATTAAGTAGAATGATAATAAAGGTAAACGAATTTGAACGTTTTATGCTATTCTTTACATTGACTAAACTAATATCCGAACTACAAAGGAAAATCAATTGCAAGTACTTTATTAGTTCCCTGTCAGTtgcaataattaataaaattggatttttttaattAGCTTTCTAAACTAATATCAGAACTATAAAAGGAAATCAATTACAAGAAATAATTAGACTTCTAAACtaatatcagaaatataaaggaaaatcaatTACAAGTACTGTATTACAGTAGTTCCCTGTCAGAGgcaataattaacaaaatttgaCTTTTTAAATTGGATTTTTCCATATGTTTTTGGTTAGCCATGCTGGAAAATCATTATAAAGCAGCTTATTGAAAAGATTGACATTTAAAAGAGCAGAAAACTGCAGAAGCCAAATCAAGTGACATTTAAATAAAAGGTAGGAAGTCACAGatgttcattatttattgtaactTATTGTTAAAATGATATTATCAgaagttttattatcattatctgaaAAGGGGTCATACTTTATTAGTCACTATTAATGTTAGATCTCAAGTACTTTGAGGTGCGATACATAGACTAACGTCAAATGATATAGCATCcctattatttaattatattaaatcatCAATAAATTTAAAGGTGTAGCTATATTTTAGTCTGCTGTTAACAcggttaatatttttaaaattttgattcataaaatTGTAGATACAGTTTGGCAAAACAGGACTATAATTAGCACCCACAGAGATACatctttgtttttcgttttgagTTTAATACAAAACCTCCATATATTCTCAAAGTTAGTTTTACTGATatcttattatgattatgatccATATCTGTATCAGCACAATATGATATTATGGTACCATTTCTGCTGAGTACGTCAGTTGTAGATTTTAGGAATATTTAAAGTTATCTAAAAGTTATATATCAGGTTGTACAATCATTCATTTTGAAACTGatagctttttattcttttgatttacATGCAGTACCTATTTTGCTGTGTATGTTGTGTTCATTCATACAAGTCATTATTTCAAGAGTAAATCTAGTACCGTACTGTACAATTATCTGTTTAagcatttaaacaaaaatattcttaagaaagGTAAGAATAAAGAGTTATCAGTACAGCACATGTGTAAGTAGACAGATGAACATCTTAAacgaaaaaactataaaaatgtagCTAGTTATAGATTTTGGAACGTATGAAATTGAGGAGAGCTCCTGAAGCATAGCACAGCATGCATAAAGTGATATTTTAGCAAGGAGTGAAATTGAAAGCGAGTAGTATGGTTGGTGCTCAATGCTTAGGAATGGGTGTGAGAGTAATTCTTGAATTTTAGTGTGAAAAGGGGAAGTGACTTTGCTGGTAGACATCAGCAGAATATAAAGTAGATTTGCATTACAGTATTTGTTATGATTTACAAATAATGAGGCCCATTTATTTTCAGGGCCAAGGAGTTTGCGAAGGCGAGATATGCAAAGATGTACTACCATCAAAGTCACTACACCAGACATCGTCACAAGGGGAACTCAAGATATGCGATAAACGGGGGAACACACTGCCTTTTGCATCGAGAAACGTCCCTTCATTCACAGACTGCTCCTGCAATGACATGGATCCAACAATTTATGAGTGTTTCATGTGTCGAAAAAGTGATACAGAAGTCTTTTATCAGTACTGTGAGAGTTGCTTGACCTGTCAAGGTACTTTTGTTCCGTGGGGCGTTGACGTTACCTTGAGATTTGTTGGCGAACAGTGCTCAATCACTCAGATAAATGCTCGAAGTTATTTTGAGGaagatttgttttgtgtgttgaCCAAAGGATTGAAGTTGTTGAGCCCTTCAAGTTACACTAAAGAGATTGAATATGTTGATGAAGgtgataatgaaggaaaaattaaaaggaaaactgttaCAGATGATAGTGGGAAAAAGAGTCCTCTGAAGAAGAGTAAACCCAAAACAGatgttgataatgaagataatgcagagacaaaagaaaaggagaattcCGATGATGAAAATACAGAGGACGCGAAACCGAAATCTAAAGAGAAAGACAACGCAGTTGACGAAAGTGAGGAGGACAGGGACCACCAGGCAGTCGAAAAATCGAATGCGGAGAGCagtgagggagaggaagaggatgaagTTTATACTTCACCTAGTCATCATGGTTCCAGTAAATCAAAGTTCCCTGATATCGATTTGAAATTGTACCAGCCAATTATCAAAATTCAGGAAAGCAGGAAAGTGAGGGAGAAACAGTCCAAGAGGAAGACAAAGCACCAGCGAAGAACTCTTGCAGATGAGTTTGAGAGCATTCTGACTAGACCTACGTTAGGCAAACGCCAAATAAAGCCCACGGAGAAAGTGAGGTGGCTGGCCGAGCAGTGTTCTAGAAAAAGTGAAGTGCACCCTACAGAGGAGGATAGAGGTCGAAGTAAAGGGCCTACAGTATTAAAGATAAAGTCCGAAAAGGAAAAACCTGAAGAATTAGTATCTAAGCCTGAAGGTACTGAAGTGTCACAAGGAAAGCGCAAAAGAAAGCCGATGGAAAAGGCTCAGGATTTGACAGATAATCCTAAAGTTGATAAAGTAGAAGGAAgtctaaagaataaagaaaccaaGAAGTATCAGAAAACTAAATTAACCGAAGAAGAGTTACATGATAGTGATGCTGACCCAGAATATGTGCCAGAGGCTAATGGGGAGGAAAGTGGTGATTCTGATACCGAGGTCATTGTCAAGATCAAAAAGGAAATTGTTGACGATGAGCAAGGTTCTGAAGATTCGTCAATGCTTCAGGAAGACTTTGCTGAATTTCCTCAGGAAGATGAAGATTCTAAAAGTGCCCTATTAAAAAGATTGAGTGAGATGCCCGTTACCAGAAAACGGGAAGGCCTCCAGGTAAAAGACGCAAGAAAAGATCATATATCAAGTCTGAGTTGTTATGGGATGACTTTGAAGATGATCAGCTGATTGTCAAAACAGATGATGGCAGAGAAATAGACTTGAGCaggctttctttaaaaaatttgcagGATGGAGATCAGCTGTACAAATGCCCTGTTTGTGGCAAAGAATACAAGTCTCAAGGAGGTATGCAGTACCACTTGGCTACTCATACATCCTCTGCCAGGTTTTCTTGTAGCCTATGCTCCTACAAGACAATTAGGCACGGAGATCTGAAGAAGCATTACGTCATTCACACGGGAATAAAACCGTATAAATGTGAAGTTTGCCATCAGGAGTTTTCAACAAGTAGTTCATATAAAAGACACTTACGAATACACAGCGGAGAGAAGCCTTACAAGTGTGAAGTTTGTGGCAAAGACTTCAGAAACATTACCACACGCAAGCAGCATATGACACTGCACACTGGTATCAAAAACTTTGTCTGTGAAGTTTGTGGAAAAAGCTTTGCTCTAAAGCATCACTATACATCTCACAGTAAACGGCACACAggagtgatgccctttaaatGCATATATTGTGACAGTGCCTTCAAAACTCACAATGCCCTAAAGACGCATCGTAAAAAGGACCACCCTGTTGAGGAAGCCGAAAGGATTCAGCAGAACAGATTGAGAAGGAAGAGTCCCATAAAGGAGGAGAAGATTAAAGTGGAGGCAGACCTGAGTCCAGATCACCAGGTTTTCCAGGCTCCCGGGGATGTTTTGGAACAGGCGATGGCTGCAACTGTGGAAACTGTTGATGGTGTTCATTATGAGTATGTAGATGTTGCTGACCCATCCATTCCACTTGTGTCAAAGATGATCAAAGAGAACTGGAATGGCAGAGACTCTGTGGTTTTAACAATAACGCACATTGAAGAGGATGAGTATAATGAGATTGACGATGAAtaaaaagtttgtttggacttCCTGATTTGTTGTTTGAGTATTTGGTAGTACCTCACTTTCATGGATGCTTTGTTGATTTGCATTATACTACATTGTTTGCAAACACTTATCATCAGAGACTTTTATCTATGTACTCTTAAGTGACTGATTAATGATTATATACTCAAGCTGTTTTAAACTACCATCAACATTTATATGAATGAGGAACGGAAGTTCATTTAAAGTTTAAATGAATTAGATAGGTTAATTTCATTTGTTGGGTATTATTATGCTTAATTTCAGCTTTCATTATTATGGTAAAACCCCATCAAAATTTCTTCCATTAAGATATGTAATATTGTCacccaggtttttttttaaagcaagaaaAAGTTCCCAGCCATGTAGGTAAAAGTAATTAGTGAGACCAAAGAgagcaaaggtttttttttatttagttacttattATCATTGAATGTGATTTAGTTGAATTACTCATTGAATGTGAATTAGTTaaattactcattatttttttaagaatcgaAGGCAAATGTGTATTTAGTCTACTGGTAACATTCATCAGATCAGTGTCCTGTAAtgacctcatttttattttccaatttatcCAATACAATTCACACCCAAAGGAGGATAAGCATTGGCATAAGCAAATTCACATATGTTCTGACTAGAGCCAAAATAAACAACTTTGCTGTGGGATTTAAAGATATATCAAGCATTTTTACATCTGAGACTGAAATGGGGTATTTACTTATTACATTCGCCAAATCTGTGTATTGCAATGGCCATGGTCATATTTTAACGTcacaattacaataattttttttattaatatccaaCTGAAAGCCTTCAAGTCAGaagaaaaaaacgaataaaaagttTCTTCATCAGGTGGGATTTAATCTTGCACTGATTAGTTCATTTTTAGTAGAGCAACCACACTACTGGCCGTTGAATGAAAGCCCAATGTCTATGCTAACCCAGTTTGCCAGCAAGAAGGATAAGAATTTGTTTCATCTCATATATGAATGTTGAGTTCAGATTGATTTTTACAAGAACCATAACAGCTCATCTCACCATGGTAACATAATCCTTTGAGGCCCCACTATACCTCAGTGACCTAGTAACTTCATAATCTGCCAGTATTTTGGATACAGTTTCCTTGATatctaaaaagaaatgaatgaagaattccTTCTTAAGTTGAAGCATAATTGTGGCAAGTATGTGAGCACATGAGCGGAGATAAATTCATACCTCGTGGTGGTGCAGTGTAGTAGCTGTGCCTTCCATCCACTAATCTAGGAAAGTgcaccaaaatatttatataaaggaagAGATTTACAAGCATAGTAGggtatatgtataaaagatgGAAAGGAACAGATATCATTGCAACCctatatgaagtttttataattaattaataatactcAGTGTATTGGGAAAATGACCAGATTTTCAGTTATGCTTCTAAATTAGTTTTGAAAGTTGGTTTCCCCTTACaatcaaagaatatattttttcacttggaGATGTGCATAGCACTGAAAATTAAAACGTTCACCAGCAAAGGAATAATTTGatgacattttaataaaaagaaaacagttttatgGTGAGAAGTAATTGACTGATTGCTTCTTAAAAGTAACCATAATCCCATAGAGACAATTATCTACCATGGATAGTAAGCAACACATATACTTGCATTTATTGAAGAAATGAATGTCGCCTTCCAATCATAGCAAGCTGGATACTAAAGAATGTCACAGATTCGTTGTAAACAGTCATTCCTTCAGCATGtttcagtttttacatttttggtaTAATCTGCCACTGAAATTATAGACAGTTTTGTACCTAAAGAATTTGTCTTTAGTGAATCAAGAAGCACATTGAAgttaagagttatatatattttaagaactgGTTTGTAAGATCTAGTCTTTATATCATCTGCACCTTCAAGGAATGAAGGTTCTATTTGCTGGACAGTAGCTCTTTCAGGGCTTAAAGGTAATGGAGATACAGGGAAAAAAGCtcaagatggttttttttttttttttttttttttcatttgtagtgGTGGTTGCATCTTTGAGATTGATCATTGTGATTCATGCAATGTGTGGAAAGATCATGCTTGCTGGAGGTTGATCATCAGTGGGGCTCTTATTTGCTCCTGACTCTGTAGCGAAGATCCAGATAGCAAGTAGCCAGTGCCATTCAAAAGCACCTTTTGCCATTCCTTCTTTGGCTTTTGTCACGAGTAATGAAAACCTCTTGCTTGGTCCACTGAGTTCTAGCAGGCGTGCTACCTATAGATGACCAGAGACTTCTCCAAACTGTTCTTCTCCTCATAGCAAAGGAAGAACCAGGTTGCTAAGAACAGTCTCTTATTGGCTAAGGCAAGTCATTCAGAGATCCTATTGTAATGTGATAGTAAAACAGAAGGGATAAGTGTGCACACCTTCAAACTTAAAAGCTTTCTCTGCTTCTGTTGCCTTTAATCATAATTGGATTGCCTTCAATTTTGAGTACAGGTGTCTGTACCTTTCATATTTAAAGAGgtacatttcataaatttttggacTTTTGTTTCTTGGGACATTGTCTTGGTGGGCAGTACTTTACCTTGGGGA contains these protein-coding regions:
- the LOC136850858 gene encoding LOW QUALITY PROTEIN: uncharacterized protein (The sequence of the model RefSeq protein was modified relative to this genomic sequence to represent the inferred CDS: deleted 2 bases in 1 codon) produces the protein MPRNATCGFQRLVWRNCGESRFLCSGENHYKMMAEKWDESANDSPEVVYEGFSPPATHSQGMISAGSSFVVTADGNAGNQVAGSTNYMSAQPVMENQSEGPHHEEVDRARLCFVCCNPVSDKNYESIKTSMNHSHAPLLVLLTDVLGYKLEDGRLHSQVVCKACYHLLDIIDELQQTLTESKTDVRTKFLETVQRLKLKYPRTDKMLKPRCLRCIQMSQSSARKRGRGGRGWKGRSDENMRGKGRGNRGRGRGRSLSNDGSDNDGEGQGVCEGEICKDVLPSKSLHQTSSQGELKICDKRGNTLPFASRNVPSFTDCSCNDMDPTIYECFMCRKSDTEVFYQYCESCLTCQGTFVPWGVDVTLRFVGEQCSITQINARSYFEEDLFCVLTKGLKLLSPSSYTKEIEYVDEGDNEGKIKRKTVTDDSGKKSPLKKSKPKTDVDNEDNAETKEKENSDDENTEDAKPKSKEKDNAVDESEEDRDHQAVEKSNAESSEGEEEDEVYTSPSHHGSSKSKFPDIDLKLYQPIIKIQESRKVREKQSKRKTKHQRRTLADEFESILTRPTLGKRQIKPTEKVRWLAEQCSRKSEVHPTEEDRGRSKGPTVLKIKSEKEKPEELVSKPEGTEVSQGKRKRKPMEKAQDLTDNPKVDKVEGSLKNKETKKYQKTKLTEEELHDSDADPEYVPEANGEESGDSDTEVIVKIKKEIVDDEQGSEDSSMLQEDFAEFPQEDEDSKSALLKRLSEMPVTRKREGLQVKDARKDHISSLSCWDDFEDDQLIVKTDDGREIDLSRLSLKNLQDGDQLYKCPVCGKEYKSQGGMQYHLATHTSSARFSCSLCSYKTIRHGDLKKHYVIHTGIKPYKCEVCHQEFSTSSSYKRHLRIHSGEKPYKCEVCGKDFRNITTRKQHMTLHTGIKNFVCEVCGKSFALKHHYTSHSKRHTGVMPFKCIYCDSAFKTHNALKTHRKKDHPVEEAERIQQNRLRRKSPIKEEKIKVEADLSPDHQVFQAPGDVLEQAMAATVETVDGVHYEYVDVADPSIPLVSKMIKENWNGRDSVVLTITHIEEDEYNEIDDE